From Eubalaena glacialis isolate mEubGla1 chromosome 17, mEubGla1.1.hap2.+ XY, whole genome shotgun sequence, a single genomic window includes:
- the LOC133077344 gene encoding protein CEBPZOS-like: protein MACTLDPLAKKIFKGVLLAELVGIFGAYFLFKKMNASQDFRQTMSKKFRFILKVYYKSTEHSGMYGIREQDQEKWLNSKH, encoded by the coding sequence ATGGCCTGTACTCTGGATCCACTGGCAAAGAAGATCTTTAAAGGAGTTTTACTAGCTGAACTTGTGGGCATTTTTGGAgcatattttttgtttaaaaagatgAACGCAAGCCAAGATTTCAGGCAAACAATGAGCAAGAAATTCCGCTTCATCTTGAAAGTTTATTACAAATCCACTGAACACTCTGGAATGTACGGAATCAGAGAGCAAGATCAAGAAAAGTGGCTGAACAGCAAACATTAG